In the genome of Thermus antranikianii DSM 12462, the window CCGCTGGGCTTGCGGAAGACGTGCACCCGGTCCCGTACCAGGTCCACCACCCACACCTCGGGGATCCCTGCCTTGGCGTAGAGGGGGAGTTTCACGGTGAGGTCGTAGTCCAAGGAGGTGTCCGCCACCTCTATTACCAGCAGGGCATCCTCGGCTTCCGGTACCTTGTCCCGGTAGAAGTTTTCCCGGTAGGAGAGGAGTGCGAGATCGGGCTGGGGTTCGCTTTCCGGGGAAAGCCTTAGCGGGTCCTGGACCTGCAAAAGGGCTTTCCTTGCCTGTTGCAAGGGAAACAGAAGGTCCATAAGGCGCTTGACGGCTGCCATGTGGCGTTTGCCTACCGGGCTCATGGTGACGATCTCCCCCTCCACGAGCTCCACCCGGGCGTCCTCGGGGAGGATGCCTGCCTCGGCCATGCGGTGGAACTCCTCGGCGGTGAAGCGGTAGCGGAGCATTTTCCCTATTTTAGATGGCGGAGCACCTCCTGGGTGAAGGTTTCCGTCCCTGCCTGGCCTCCCAGGTCCGGCGGGGGCGCCTCGAGGAGGGCCTTGGCCACGGCATCCTCCACCTTTCTTGCCAATTCCACCAGGCCGAAGGCGTGCTCCAGCATCATGGCGGCGGAGAGGATGGCGGCGGTGGGGTTGGCGATGCCCTTGCCGGCGATGTCGGGGGCGGAGCCGTGCACGGGTTCGAAGACCGGGGTACCCCGGCCCAGGGAGGCGGAGGGAAGGAGCCCCAAGGAGCCGGGAAGCACCGAGGCCAGGTCGGAAAGGATGTCCCCAAAGATGTTTCCCGTAACCACCACGTCGAAGCGGGCGGGGTTTTTCACCAGGTGCATGGCCATGGCGTCCACGTACTGGTGCTCCAGGGAGACGTCGGGGAAGTTCTGGTGCACCTCCTCCACCGTCTTGCGCCAAAACTCCCCCACCTCCAGCACGTTGGCCTTGTCCACGCTGGTGACGTGCTTCCTGCGCTTCCTGGCCGCCTCGAAGGCCACCTGGGCCACCCGCTCCACCTCGGGCTTGCTGTACCGCTCCGTGTTCCAGGCCTCCGCCTCGGACATTCCCCGGGGTTCCCCGAAGTAGATTCCCCCGGTAAGTTCCCGCACGATGAGGACATCCACCCCCCGGGCGATCTCCTCCCTGAGGGGGGAAAGCCGCTCCAGGCCGGGGAAGACCTTAGCGGGGCGCAGGTTGGCGAAGAGGTCCTGGCTTTTCCTTAAGGCGAGAAGCCCGGTTTCCGGGCGGATCTTGCGGGGAAGGTTATCCCACTTGGGCCCCCCCACGCTTCCCAGGAGCACCGCCTGGGCCCTTTCCACCCCCTGGCGGGTTACCTCGGGGAAGGGTTCCCCGAACTGGTCTATGGCCGCCCCGCCAAAGGGGTAGGTTTCGTAGCTCAGCCCAAGCCCGTGGGCCTCGTCCAGGACCTTGAGAACCTTCAAGGCGGCCCCGGTCACCTCGGGGCCGATCCCATCCCCGGGAAGGACCGCGATCCTCATTCCGACCTCCTGGGGTAGGGAAGGCGGCGGTCGAACTCGTCCAGAAGCTCTCCCGCCTGCAATAGCTCCCCGATGGGGTCCCAAAGCCCTTCCACCAGGGCTTCCCGGGCCTCCTCGGGGATGGAAAGGGGGGCGGTGCGATTAGCGAAGCGCACCTCCTTGTTCACCAGGTCCACCTCCACCTCGAGGGCCGGGTTCTCCTCCACCGCCTTAAAGAGGGCCGCCAGGTCCTCCGGGGCCAAGGTCACGCAGGGAAGGCCGATGGCGGTGGCGTTCCCAAAGAAGATCTCGGCAAAGCTCTCCCCGATGATGGCCCTAAACCCTGCCCGCTTGATGGCTTGGGGGGCGTGTTCCCGGCTGCTACCGGAGCCAAAGCCCGCCTCCACCAGGAGGATGCTGGCTCCCTGGTACCTGGGATCGTTTAGGGGATGGGGCTTGGGCTGGCCCTTTTCGTCAAAGCGCTCGTCGTAAAAGAGGTACTTTCCCAGCCCCTCAAAGGTGAGCACCTTCATGAAGCGGGCGGGGATGATGCGGTCCGTGTCGATGTCCTCGCCCCTTAAGGGCACCGCCCTACCGCGGATGGTGGTGAACTTTTCCAGCATGGCTTACCTCCCGATCCCGAACACTTCCCGGGCGTCGGCGATCTCGCCCGTCACCGCCGCCGCCGCTACCATGAGGGGGCTCATGAGCACCGTGCGCCCCCTGGGGCTTCCCATCCTGCCCTTGTAGTTGCGGTTGGAGGAGCTGGCGGCCAGCTCATCCCCTTGCAGGCGGTCGGGGTTCATGGCCAGGCACATGGAGCACCCCGGGTACCGCCACTCAAACCCCGCCTCCCGGAAGATCTCGGCAATCCCTTCCTCCTCCGCCTTCTTGGCCACCCACTCCGAGCCCGGCACCACCAGGGCCCGCACGCCCTTCTTCACCTTGTGGCCCTTGAGGTAGCGGGCCACCTCGCGGAGGTCGGAAAGGCGGGCGTTGGTGCAGCTGCCGATGAAGGCTACCTGGATGGGCACCCCCTTGATGGGCTGGCCGGGCTTAAAGCCCATGTAGGCCAGGGCTTCCTCGGCCGCGGGGCGCTCCTCGGGGGAGAGTTCTTCTAAAAGGGGGATCCGCCCATCTATGGGCACCGCCTGCCCGGGGTTGATGCCCCAGGTGACCGTGGGGGGAATCTCCTCCGCCCGGAAGGTGACCACGTCGTCATAGTGGGCGTCGGGATCGGAGGCGAAGCTTTTCCAGCGCCGTTTGGCCTCCTCCCACTCCGCTCCCTTGGGGCTGTAGGGGCGGCCCTCGAGGTAGGCGAAGGTGGTCTCGTCGGGGTTCACGTAGCCGATGCGGGCCCCGCCTTCAATGGACATGTTGCAAAGGGTCATGCGGCTTTCCATGTCCATGGCCTCCACGGTGCTTCCCCCGTACTCGTAGGCGTAGCCCAACCCTCCCTTCACCCCCAGGTGGCGGATGATGTGGAGGATCACGTCCTTGGCGTAGACTCCGGGGGAGAGCTTCCCTTCGATGTTGATGCGCCGCACCTTCAGCTTCTGGGCCGCCAGGGTCTGGGTGGCGAGGACGTCCCGCACCTGACTGGTGCCGATGCCAAAGGCCACGGCCCCGAAGGCCCCGTGGGTGGAGGTGTGGGAATCCCCGCAGGCGATGGTCATGCCGGGCTGGGTCAGGCCCAGCTGGGGGCCGATCACGTGCACGATGCCCTGGTTCCCGCTTCCCAGGTCGAAGAAGGTGATGCCGTGCTCCCGGGTGTTCTGCCGGAGGGCCTCCAGCATGCTTTGGGCCAAAGGATCCTGGAAGGGCTCGGTGCGGTCGTGGGTGGGGACGATGTGGTCCACGGTGGCGAAGGTGCGGTGGGGGTAGCGTACCTTGAGGCCGAGGTCCCTCAGCATCCCGAAGGCCTGAGGGCTGGTGACCTCGTGCAGGAGGTGCAGGTCGATGAAAAGCTGGCTTTGCCCGCTTCGGAGCTTCCTGACCTCATGCGCCTCCCAGACTTTCTCGTAAAGCGTCTTTCCCATGCTCCCTCCCCTTGCAAAAATCCCCCGGGTTTTGGGCCCGGGGGAAGGCAACAGGGCTTCCCTAAGCCGGGCCCGCCCGGCCTAGGTCTAGCAGGAAGCCCCGCCGCATTGTCCTATAGCCTACGCTTCCTTTGCCTTAGGGTCAAGGGCTATGCTAGCCTGAAGGCAGATGACCACCGAGGAGCGGCTTTACAAGCTGGAGGGGATCGTGGAAGGGGTGATGGCCACCCTTCCGGAGCGGATCACTTCCCTGGAAAACCGCATGGACCTGCTGCGCCAGGAGCTGAAGGGCGACCTGGCGGCTCTCCGCCAGGAGCTCAAGGTCGACGTGACCTCTCTGGAGCGCAAGTTGCAGGAAGGGATGGCCTCTTTGCGCCAGGAGTTTAAGGCGGACATCGCCTCCCTGGAGAGCAGGTTGCAGGAGCAAGTGGCCTCCCTGCGTCAGGAGTTTAAGGCCGACTCGGCCTCTTTGCGTCAGGAGCTTAAGGCCGGCATGGCCTCCCTGGAGAGCAGGTTGCAGGAAGGGATGGCCTCTTTGCGCCAGGAGTTTAAGGCCGATTCGGCTTCTTTGCACCAGGAGCTTAAGGCCGACATGGCTTCCCTGGAAGGCAGGTTGCAGGAGCAAATGGTCTCCTTGCGTCAGGAGTTTAAGGCCGACTCGGCCTCTTTGCGCCAGGAGCTCAAGGCCGACATGGCTTCCTTGCGCCAGGAGCTCAGGGCCGATATGGCTTCCTTGCGCCAGGAGCTCAAAGGGGATATCAATACCGCCCTAAACCGCCTCATGCTCTACTTCAGCGCCCTGGCGGTAATCCTGGCCCTCCTCACCCTTTGGCGCTAGGGCTTGACGGGAAAAGGGCCCTTCCGTACAATGACCCTTGCGTCTGCCGGGGTGGCGGAATTGGTAGACGCGCATGATTCAGGGTCATGTGCCCGCAAGGGCGTGCGGGTTCAAGTCCCGCCCCCGGCACCAGAAGGCCCCCGCGAGGGGGCCTAAGCTTTTGCTACACTTAGGCCATGAAGCGGGTGCTTTCCGGCATCCAGCCCTCGGGGGAGATCCACATCGGCAACTACCTGGGGGCCATCAAGCAGTGGGTGGAGCTGGGGGAGAGGTTGGGCCGGGAGGCCTTCTTCTGCATCGTGGACTACCATGCCCTCACCAACCCCCTGGCCTACGATCCCTCCACCTTGGCCCAGCGTACTTTTGAGGCGGCTCTGGTGAACATAGCGGCGGGCCTCAACCCGGAGAAGGTCACCCTCTTTGTCCAATCGCATGTGCCCGAGCACACGGAGCTCTCCTGGGTCTTCACCACCATCACCCCCCTGGGGGACCTCACCCGCATGACCCAGTTCAAGGACAAGGCCGCCAAGCAGGAGGCGGTCTGGAGCGGGCTTCTCATGTACCCCGTTTTGCAGGCGGCGGACATCCTCATCTACAAGGCGGACACCGTCCCTGTGGGGGAGGACCAGGTGCAGCACATCGAGCTCACCCGGGAGATCGCCCGCCGCTTCAACGCCCTTTTCGGGGAGACCTTCCCCGAGCCCGAGGCCCTTCTTAACCCCGAGGCCCCAAGGGTGCCGGGCATAGACGGCAAGGCCAAGATGAGCAAGTCCTTAGGGAACACCATCGGTCTTTTGGAGGACGAAGGGAGCATCTGGGAGAAGATCCGCCACCTTCCCGACGATCCCCAGCGCATCCGCCTCTCCGACCCCGGGGAGCCGGGGCGCACCATCGTCTTCACTTACCTCTCCTACTTCGCCCCCAAGGAGCTGGTGGAGGCCTTGAAGGAGGAGTACCGGAAGGCTGGGATCGGTACCCTCACGGTGAAGAGGATCCTCTTTGAGGAGATGATGAAGGTCCTCCGCCCCATCCGGGAGCGGGCCGAGGAGCTGAAAAAGGACCCCGACTACGTGATGGATGCCCTTTTGGAAGGGGCCAGGCGGGCCCGGGCGGTGGCCCAGGCCACCATGGAGGAGGTGCGGGAGAAGGTGGGGCTTCTTCTCCCTACAAAGCGCCCGGTGCGCTCGTGATCCGCTTGGAGTTTCCGGGGTTTTCCGGCACGCCCCAGGAGCTGAGGGAGGCCCTTAGACGGGGGCGCATTTCCCCCAGGGCCTTGCCCGTGCTTTTCATCGTGGAGCAGGCTCTTTCCCAGGTTCCCGAGGACCTGAGGGCAAGAAGCGAGCTCCTTCCCATCCTGGCGGAGCTTCTTGTCCTGAAGCTTTCCCCGGAAAGGGCCTTTACCCCCAGGGAGGAAGGGGAGGAGGCACCCCTGGTGCGGGTTCTTTTGGACCTTTCGGATACCGTGGCCTTTTTGGAGGAGCGGCTTAGAAAGCGCTCCCGGCTGATTCCCGTTCCCCCTCCTCCCTTGCCCAGGCCTGCCCTGCGGCTTCCCCCCAGGGTCCTGGCTGAGGCGGCAAGGCCCTTCAGGAGGGCGATCCTGGCCTTAACCCGAGAGAGCTTTGGCCTCGTGGAGGCCTGGGCTCGGCTTCAGGGCTTCTTGAAAGGACGCCTTCCCTTCCACCTTCTTCCCTTAAGAACCTGGGAGGAGAAGACCATGGGCTTTGCCGCCCTTTTGGAGGCGTTTCGCCTTGGGCGGGTGCGGCTTGAGCAGGAGGAGAACTTTGGTCCCCTTTGGGTAGAGGCGGCCCAAGGTGGATTCGGAGGGCTATCCGGGCAAGGAAGCAGTGATCCAGCTGCAGAGGCGATGGACAATTTTCCTGAAGCGTTCAGGGGAAATCTCGCCAAGCTTGCCCAGTAAGAGCTTTTCTTCCACGCTACCGGGTTTTACCATCGCTCCTTTAGATCTGACTCGGAGTAATCCTCTTCAGGAAGATCCCGCAGCGCTTGTTGGATGGAGAAGTGTTGCCAGGCCTGTTCGTCAGAGCGCCGCTTAGCCAGGAGAAATCGAGCGAAATCCGCCACCTCCTCCTGAAGCTCCTCCGGCAGTTGCTTTATGAGAGATAGTAGCTCGTCTTTCACCTGCACGGCTTATAGTGTACCATGTTCCCTACGGATAGAATGGGAACCGATGGCCCAAGCGGCGAAGCCCCTTAAGTTTTTCACCGCCGCGGAATACCTGGCCTGGGAAGAGGCCCAGCCCGAACGGCACGAGCTGGTGGAGGGGGTGCCCTACGCTATGGCTGGGGACAGCCGGGTGCACAACCTCCTGGTGGGCAACCTCTACGCCCTGCTGAGGCCCCACGCCCGCGCGCGGGGATGCCGCCTTTACACCGAGACCGTCAAGCTTAGGATCGGGGAGAACACCTTTTACTATCCCGACCTCATGCTGGTTTGCGTCGGTGCTCCTCCTCACACCCATTATGAGGAGAGCCCTTGCCTTTTGGTGGAAGTGGTTTCCGATAGCACGGAAGGCATTGACCGCCGGGAGAAGCTTTGGCGATACCTAAAGCTGCCAAGCCTCCAGGCCTACCTCCTGGTGGATAACCGCCAGCCCCGGGTAGAGGCCTATTTCCGGGGGCCAGAGGGTTGGCTGTACCAGGCCTTGGGGCCTGAGATGGGGGAGGGAGGCTTGGGGGTTCCCTGCCTGGGCGTGGGGCTTTCCCTGGAGGAGATCTACGAGGGGGTGGAGCTTAAGGCCACCTCTTAGGCCGGGTGCTGGGGTTGAGTTTCTACCCACGCCGACGGGGACTCATCGCGGGTAAGCTGAGCCTGGATGTGAGCCCTCTGTTATCGGTGGAGGTGGAGACCGGGTAGGTCCAGTTACATAGAAAAGGTATGCAGGGGAAACCCAAATTCCCCTGCATGAACCTTAAACTAACTAAGCCACCATGGATGTTTGCAGAAAACGTAAACTATTGCACCGTGACACCCTCTGCTTTCCCCTCCACAGTGAACGTTTTCGAGCCATTTGGGTGTTTGACCGTAACAGTAAACGTGGCCTGGTTACTGACGGGAAGACCTGTGATGGTCATGCCATCACACGACTTGGGGTCCATGTCTTCCACGTCGGTCAGATCGAAAGAGTAGTTTAAGTCGGTGGCGCTCGTACGGAGCGATTCTGCAGTCAAGGCGATCGCACGGGCGCACTGTAAAGCAGCAGCGTCAAAGGCACGCTTACGTGCGCCAAGCAGATTCGGGATCAGAACGGCAGCCAGAATAGCGATGATGGCGATGACGATCAAGAGCTCAATCAGGGTAAAGCCTTTTGCGTTACGCATAGGTTTCTTACCTCCTTAAGGTTTCCCGCGCTCTTATGGTATTGCGCGGCCATGAGTGCCTGTTGCCGACCTGCCTGCTTAACCACCCAACCAATTGCTTCCTTCGTTAACGCTCCTCTCACCCCCCTTCACCCTGCATTCTCTGGGGCCTTGCTCCGGCTGTCAACCCCCCCTTTTGGGGGGGTACAGCCTCAGGATGGGGGAGGGGTGTGAAAGGGGTGTGAAAACCCCATGTTTCACCGCCGGAAGGTTACCCTGGGAGCAGGGCCTCCATCCGTTTCAATCTGGGGAAGGTCAGAGTTCTCCGCATTGGAGTTTCGGATAGAAAACTGCCCGCCCCCGTTTCTGATGGTGCCCCCGATGCTTACAGCACCGCCGATAAAGGTTCCCGTGCCGTTGAAGGTGATTTGTCCACCTGCCCACATGAAGGCGTGGGTATCTGCCCTGCCGTTAAAGGTGATATCCCCCTGGCTGATGATGGCTAGGGCACGGTTGTTGAGAAGGTTTGCCCGTCCATTGAAGGTAATGGCCTGAATGCTGGCAATAGTGGAGTCCCCTTGGAAGAGGGCTTTGTTGTTTAGGTTGATATTGCCGTTTGTGAAAAACTTGCTGTTGGTGGCCTGGACATCACCCAGATTCAGACCGCCTTGGGCGGCTACCTTCACGTCCTGAAGATTGGCCGATCCGTTAACCTGGAAAGTACCTCCCACATAGAAGGTCGCGCTGTTAAGAGTGGTACCGCCCGGCAGGGTGACGTTACCCTGTACGCAAACCCTTAAGCCGGAGAGCAAGGGAAGAACCTGCCTCAAGAGCGTATTGGTATCGTTTCCCACAGGCGTGACGTTTCTTGCAATGAGAAACCGAGTTAGTTCTGTGGGTTGGCCGGGGTCTAAGGAGGTGAACTCGACCTGGCAAAGATTTTTTTGGCGGGCATCGGGGATTACGCTGGACACCCGCACGCCAAGGGCCTGCTCGCTAAGGTTGTTCACGTTTGGGGTGGTAATCCGGTAGGCCTGGTCCCAGCGCTTGATCTCCCCGGTGATGGCGTCCTGGCACGTAAAGGTTGGATCAGAAGGTTGCTGGTAGACGGGGCATACCTGGTAGCGGGGCTGGTTGCCTTGGCAAACTACACGGTTAGTCCCTGAAGCGTTGCACTGGGTGTCACCTACCCCGGCTCCACCCGTGATGGGGGGAGGAGAAACCTGGTTCAAGTTTTTACAGTTCTGCCCGTTCTCGTCACAAACCTGAATTTGGCCAGAGAGATTCGCATATCCCTTGTCGGCATGCAAGCGGCTTGCGTGGAGATCTACGCCCCCGTTGACCGTGATGCGTCCGCCGCTTATCCACCCATTCCCGAACAGGGGGTTCTGGCGTTGGGTGGGAATAACTTCTATCCGCACCTCGGCTACGGCCGCGTGCCTTGCCTGCTGAAAGGTGCCGGTGCTTTCTATGCGGTACTTTTCTCCGGGTACGAGGGGTGTGATGGTACCCGTGTAGCCGTTACCGCTCACGGAACGAGTTTCAGCGAAGTTAGGGTTTACTCGCAGATAGGCCAAGGCGTGGTCGATCCCAGCCTCGGCCCGCTGGCGGGCTACGGCCTGCTGGGCCAGGTTGCGGCCCGTGGAAAGGTTGGCCTCAGCGAGGTAGCTCATCCCCAGAGCCATCATCAGCACGGCCACCATGGCCACGAGGACGCTAACCAGCGCAATCCCTTTTTTCGTCATTTCCTCACCTCCTACCTCATCAGATTTGGGGTCTGCACCAGCACAAGCCTCTCCGCTACCGGCCTGCCATCCCCGCCCGCG includes:
- a CDS encoding pilus assembly PilX family protein, with amino-acid sequence MTKKGIALVSVLVAMVAVLMMALGMSYLAEANLSTGRNLAQQAVARQRAEAGIDHALAYLRVNPNFAETRSVSGNGYTGTITPLVPGEKYRIESTGTFQQARHAAVAEVRIEVIPTQRQNPLFGNGWISGGRITVNGGVDLHASRLHADKGYANLSGQIQVCDENGQNCKNLNQVSPPPITGGAGVGDTQCNASGTNRVVCQGNQPRYQVCPVYQQPSDPTFTCQDAITGEIKRWDQAYRITTPNVNNLSEQALGVRVSSVIPDARQKNLCQVEFTSLDPGQPTELTRFLIARNVTPVGNDTNTLLRQVLPLLSGLRVCVQGNVTLPGGTTLNSATFYVGGTFQVNGSANLQDVKVAAQGGLNLGDVQATNSKFFTNGNINLNNKALFQGDSTIASIQAITFNGRANLLNNRALAIISQGDITFNGRADTHAFMWAGGQITFNGTGTFIGGAVSIGGTIRNGGGQFSIRNSNAENSDLPQIETDGGPAPRVTFRR
- the leuC gene encoding 3-isopropylmalate dehydratase large subunit — encoded protein: MGKTLYEKVWEAHEVRKLRSGQSQLFIDLHLLHEVTSPQAFGMLRDLGLKVRYPHRTFATVDHIVPTHDRTEPFQDPLAQSMLEALRQNTREHGITFFDLGSGNQGIVHVIGPQLGLTQPGMTIACGDSHTSTHGAFGAVAFGIGTSQVRDVLATQTLAAQKLKVRRINIEGKLSPGVYAKDVILHIIRHLGVKGGLGYAYEYGGSTVEAMDMESRMTLCNMSIEGGARIGYVNPDETTFAYLEGRPYSPKGAEWEEAKRRWKSFASDPDAHYDDVVTFRAEEIPPTVTWGINPGQAVPIDGRIPLLEELSPEERPAAEEALAYMGFKPGQPIKGVPIQVAFIGSCTNARLSDLREVARYLKGHKVKKGVRALVVPGSEWVAKKAEEEGIAEIFREAGFEWRYPGCSMCLAMNPDRLQGDELAASSSNRNYKGRMGSPRGRTVLMSPLMVAAAAVTGEIADAREVFGIGR
- a CDS encoding Uma2 family endonuclease; translated protein: MAQAAKPLKFFTAAEYLAWEEAQPERHELVEGVPYAMAGDSRVHNLLVGNLYALLRPHARARGCRLYTETVKLRIGENTFYYPDLMLVCVGAPPHTHYEESPCLLVEVVSDSTEGIDRREKLWRYLKLPSLQAYLLVDNRQPRVEAYFRGPEGWLYQALGPEMGEGGLGVPCLGVGLSLEEIYEGVELKATS
- a CDS encoding chromosome segregation protein ScpA → MIRLEFPGFSGTPQELREALRRGRISPRALPVLFIVEQALSQVPEDLRARSELLPILAELLVLKLSPERAFTPREEGEEAPLVRVLLDLSDTVAFLEERLRKRSRLIPVPPPPLPRPALRLPPRVLAEAARPFRRAILALTRESFGLVEAWARLQGFLKGRLPFHLLPLRTWEEKTMGFAALLEAFRLGRVRLEQEENFGPLWVEAAQGGFGGLSGQGSSDPAAEAMDNFPEAFRGNLAKLAQ
- the leuD gene encoding 3-isopropylmalate dehydratase small subunit codes for the protein MLEKFTTIRGRAVPLRGEDIDTDRIIPARFMKVLTFEGLGKYLFYDERFDEKGQPKPHPLNDPRYQGASILLVEAGFGSGSSREHAPQAIKRAGFRAIIGESFAEIFFGNATAIGLPCVTLAPEDLAALFKAVEENPALEVEVDLVNKEVRFANRTAPLSIPEEAREALVEGLWDPIGELLQAGELLDEFDRRLPYPRRSE
- a CDS encoding DUF2281 domain-containing protein → MQVKDELLSLIKQLPEELQEEVADFARFLLAKRRSDEQAWQHFSIQQALRDLPEEDYSESDLKERW
- the leuB gene encoding 3-isopropylmalate dehydrogenase; its protein translation is MRIAVLPGDGIGPEVTGAALKVLKVLDEAHGLGLSYETYPFGGAAIDQFGEPFPEVTRQGVERAQAVLLGSVGGPKWDNLPRKIRPETGLLALRKSQDLFANLRPAKVFPGLERLSPLREEIARGVDVLIVRELTGGIYFGEPRGMSEAEAWNTERYSKPEVERVAQVAFEAARKRRKHVTSVDKANVLEVGEFWRKTVEEVHQNFPDVSLEHQYVDAMAMHLVKNPARFDVVVTGNIFGDILSDLASVLPGSLGLLPSASLGRGTPVFEPVHGSAPDIAGKGIANPTAAILSAAMMLEHAFGLVELARKVEDAVAKALLEAPPPDLGGQAGTETFTQEVLRHLK
- a CDS encoding Uma2 family endonuclease, which encodes MLRYRFTAEEFHRMAEAGILPEDARVELVEGEIVTMSPVGKRHMAAVKRLMDLLFPLQQARKALLQVQDPLRLSPESEPQPDLALLSYRENFYRDKVPEAEDALLVIEVADTSLDYDLTVKLPLYAKAGIPEVWVVDLVRDRVHVFRKPSGEGYGERQTLEEGELEALGLKIPVKEVLP
- a CDS encoding prepilin-type N-terminal cleavage/methylation domain-containing protein, with the protein product MRNAKGFTLIELLIVIAIIAILAAVLIPNLLGARKRAFDAAALQCARAIALTAESLRTSATDLNYSFDLTDVEDMDPKSCDGMTITGLPVSNQATFTVTVKHPNGSKTFTVEGKAEGVTVQ
- the trpS gene encoding tryptophan--tRNA ligase, whose amino-acid sequence is MKRVLSGIQPSGEIHIGNYLGAIKQWVELGERLGREAFFCIVDYHALTNPLAYDPSTLAQRTFEAALVNIAAGLNPEKVTLFVQSHVPEHTELSWVFTTITPLGDLTRMTQFKDKAAKQEAVWSGLLMYPVLQAADILIYKADTVPVGEDQVQHIELTREIARRFNALFGETFPEPEALLNPEAPRVPGIDGKAKMSKSLGNTIGLLEDEGSIWEKIRHLPDDPQRIRLSDPGEPGRTIVFTYLSYFAPKELVEALKEEYRKAGIGTLTVKRILFEEMMKVLRPIRERAEELKKDPDYVMDALLEGARRARAVAQATMEEVREKVGLLLPTKRPVRS